From one Nothobranchius furzeri strain GRZ-AD chromosome 2, NfurGRZ-RIMD1, whole genome shotgun sequence genomic stretch:
- the sh3bgrl2 gene encoding SH3 domain-binding glutamic acid-rich-like protein 2 isoform X4, protein MENQSAKKRGKGSPSLLLRLCKGSMTKKEVNPVKMDHRLQAKGPTSSEHLWKLLQDYWKTISDIQVLDQTASWCHPENCNLCTTILSCITCFHRILLQQ, encoded by the exons ATGGAAAACCAATCGGCTAAAAAAAGAGGAAAGGGTAGTCCATCTTTACTTTTAAG GCTGTGTAAGGGATCTATGACCAAGAAAGAGGTAAACCCAGTCAAGATGGACCACAGACTGCAggcaaaggggccaacaagttcTGAGCATCTCTGGAAACTCCTCCAAGACtactggaaaaccatttcag ataTCCAAGTCCTAGATCAAACTGCCAGCTGGTGTCACCCAGAAAACTGTAATCTTTGCACAACTATCCTGAGTTGCATCACCTGCTTTCACCGGATCCTCCTTCAGCAATGA
- the sh3bgrl2 gene encoding SH3 domain-binding glutamic acid-rich-like protein 2 isoform X1, whose amino-acid sequence MATLAPSHSIRFAFSCDRFQQDNDSKLIFRLCKGSMTKKEVNPVKMDHRLQAKGPTSSEHLWKLLQDYWKTISDIQVLDQTASWCHPENCNLCTTILSCITCFHRILLQQ is encoded by the exons ATGGCTACTTTGGCGCCATCCCATTCCATCCGGTTTGCTTTTAGTTGTGACCGCTTTCAACAGGACAATGACTCCAAACTTATCTTCAGGCTGTGTAAGGGATCTATGACCAAGAAAGAGGTAAACCCAGTCAAGATGGACCACAGACTGCAggcaaaggggccaacaagttcTGAGCATCTCTGGAAACTCCTCCAAGACtactggaaaaccatttcag ataTCCAAGTCCTAGATCAAACTGCCAGCTGGTGTCACCCAGAAAACTGTAATCTTTGCACAACTATCCTGAGTTGCATCACCTGCTTTCACCGGATCCTCCTTCAGCAATGA
- the sh3bgrl2 gene encoding SH3 domain-binding glutamic acid-rich-like protein 2 isoform X5, with product MVSMHGSHYEAWRRRLCKGSMTKKEVNPVKMDHRLQAKGPTSSEHLWKLLQDYWKTISDIQVLDQTASWCHPENCNLCTTILSCITCFHRILLQQ from the exons ATGGTCTCAATGCATGGTTCCCACTATGAAGCATGGAGGAGGAG GCTGTGTAAGGGATCTATGACCAAGAAAGAGGTAAACCCAGTCAAGATGGACCACAGACTGCAggcaaaggggccaacaagttcTGAGCATCTCTGGAAACTCCTCCAAGACtactggaaaaccatttcag ataTCCAAGTCCTAGATCAAACTGCCAGCTGGTGTCACCCAGAAAACTGTAATCTTTGCACAACTATCCTGAGTTGCATCACCTGCTTTCACCGGATCCTCCTTCAGCAATGA
- the sh3bgrl2 gene encoding SH3 domain-binding glutamic acid-rich-like protein 2 isoform X2: protein MVIKVYVASSSGSLVVKKHQQAVVSFLEANRISFQEVDITMQEEQRLWMYNNIPREKKLEKSNPLPPQIFNENRYCGDYEDFFQSKENNTVFTFLRLSPQPIVTISKS, encoded by the exons ATGGTCATCAAGGTTTACGTCGCTTCCTCCAGCGGCTCTCTGGTG GTGAAGAAGCATCAGCAGGCCGTGGTGAGTTTTCTGGAGGCTAATCGAATCAGCTTCCAGGAAGTAGACATCACCAtgcaggaggagcagcggctctggaTGTACAATAACATCCCCAGGGAGAAGAAGCTAGAGAAAAGCAACCCGTTGCCTCCGCAGATCTTCAACGAGAATCGCTACTGTGGG GACTATGAAGACTTCTTCCAGTCAAAGGAGAACAACACTGTGTTTACATTCCTCAGGCTCAGTCCACAGCCCATTGTGACG ataTCCAAGTCCTAG
- the sh3bgrl2 gene encoding SH3 domain-binding glutamic acid-rich-like protein 2 isoform X3: MVIKVYVASSSGSLVVKKHQQAVVSFLEANRISFQEVDITMQEEQRLWMYNNIPREKKLEKSNPLPPQIFNENRYCGDYEDFFQSKENNTVFTFLRLSPQPIVTVCL, translated from the exons ATGGTCATCAAGGTTTACGTCGCTTCCTCCAGCGGCTCTCTGGTG GTGAAGAAGCATCAGCAGGCCGTGGTGAGTTTTCTGGAGGCTAATCGAATCAGCTTCCAGGAAGTAGACATCACCAtgcaggaggagcagcggctctggaTGTACAATAACATCCCCAGGGAGAAGAAGCTAGAGAAAAGCAACCCGTTGCCTCCGCAGATCTTCAACGAGAATCGCTACTGTGGG GACTATGAAGACTTCTTCCAGTCAAAGGAGAACAACACTGTGTTTACATTCCTCAGGCTCAGTCCACAGCCCATTGTGACG GTGTGCCTGTGA